From the genome of candidate division WOR-3 bacterium, one region includes:
- a CDS encoding DUF763 domain-containing protein, translated as MRTGHATLPLHWGTTPKWLFSRMVRLGRAITQLIIAEYGSEEFLRRISDPVWFQSLGCALGFDWHSSGLTTTVCAALKEAVKGDEENLGLYVCGGKGAVSRNTPDEIRKFSDRFGLDADRLVRASRLTAKVDSAALQDGFQVYQHVFFGTTIGTWAVVQQGMNPDTGWARRYHWLSIGLDDFVNEPHAGIAGDRSDKVLNMVAREAKDCRQASVTLATEHPSRVCRELSHARYLALPEHHPILGSDMAGRYLYKRLLATYEQQPGDFAELLLVPGVGPKTVRALALVADIVLGAKPSFRDPTTYSFAHGGKDGYPYPVDKAGYDQTIAILEKSIRQAKLGGQEKLEALRRIELFYKEKETNDERWIQ; from the coding sequence GTGCGAACCGGCCATGCAACGTTGCCCTTGCACTGGGGTACGACACCGAAGTGGCTCTTCTCCCGAATGGTAAGGTTGGGCCGGGCGATTACTCAGCTAATCATTGCTGAATACGGCAGCGAAGAATTCTTGCGTCGGATATCAGACCCGGTCTGGTTCCAGAGCCTCGGGTGCGCACTCGGTTTCGACTGGCACTCCTCGGGCCTGACAACAACGGTGTGCGCAGCCCTGAAGGAAGCCGTGAAAGGCGACGAGGAAAACCTCGGGCTGTACGTCTGCGGCGGCAAAGGTGCGGTCTCGCGTAACACTCCTGATGAGATCCGCAAGTTCTCCGACCGTTTCGGCCTTGACGCTGATCGGTTGGTCCGGGCTAGCCGACTCACGGCCAAGGTAGATTCAGCCGCATTGCAGGATGGTTTCCAGGTGTACCAGCACGTGTTCTTCGGAACAACGATTGGAACCTGGGCCGTGGTACAGCAGGGGATGAACCCCGATACGGGATGGGCAAGACGCTACCACTGGCTGTCCATCGGCCTGGACGATTTTGTGAATGAGCCCCACGCAGGCATCGCCGGCGACCGTTCAGACAAGGTGCTGAATATGGTTGCTCGGGAAGCCAAGGACTGCCGTCAGGCATCCGTCACGCTCGCAACCGAGCATCCGAGCAGGGTCTGTCGGGAACTGAGCCATGCGAGATATCTCGCCTTGCCCGAACACCACCCAATCCTCGGTTCGGACATGGCAGGTCGATACCTGTATAAGAGGCTCCTCGCAACATACGAACAACAGCCTGGGGACTTTGCCGAGCTCTTGCTCGTGCCTGGAGTTGGACCGAAGACCGTGCGAGCCCTGGCCCTGGTTGCTGATATCGTTCTCGGCGCAAAGCCGAGCTTCCGCGACCCGACGACCTACTCCTTCGCACACGGTGGCAAGGACGGTTATCCATATCCGGTTGACAAGGCCGGGTATGACCAGACCATCGCGATTCTGGAGAAGAGTATCAGACAGGCGAAGCTAGGCGGCCAGGAGAAGTTGGAAGCTTTGCGCCGGATAGAGCTGTTCTACAAGGAAAAGGAGACCAATGACGAACGCTGGATACAATGA
- a CDS encoding RsmB/NOP family class I SAM-dependent RNA methyltransferase gives MADTSRRTLPPEFVERYKQFIPDFEAFSDAMLRPPRRTLRVNTLKASREEVLEWIGDLAPNQSPWWDLAFEVREADGLGKRLGHFIGLYYLQDASSMVPPLVLDPNPGELVLDMAAAPGSKTTQMAAMMQNTGLLIANDSSSQRIRGLLGNIDRAGCLNVAVCRMDGVLLSRRLAGKCDRVLVDAPCTCEGTIRRSGQALDRWSVEACERFGRLQKGLAVAGYRSLKPGGVMVYSTCTIAPEENEEVVVHVLDKFPDAEVLPVELPGFAMRPALEKWRGRTFPGALRNCRRILPQDNDSEAFFVALIRKGRTTDETGFREGIANQSSIPQRRTQEPRSRSPSALSATTPRPVRELCERFGVPAVVFQRLGTATGPGAVFVGTHEVMAFNAVRPMRRGIRLLRVFPHSVKPTTWAMQILGRYATRNCIDVTESQAVRLIGGEQLETVAPAEDGFVLIRCREFVVGVGLYRRPFLKSLIPRHRPVQDIP, from the coding sequence ATGGCTGATACCTCGCGACGAACTTTACCACCAGAATTTGTAGAACGCTACAAGCAGTTCATACCCGACTTCGAGGCCTTTTCTGATGCAATGCTCCGCCCGCCCAGAAGAACACTGCGGGTCAACACGCTCAAAGCAAGCCGAGAAGAAGTCCTTGAGTGGATTGGCGATCTCGCGCCGAACCAGTCGCCCTGGTGGGACCTTGCGTTTGAGGTCAGGGAAGCTGACGGACTGGGTAAGAGACTCGGTCATTTCATCGGACTTTACTACCTGCAGGATGCATCTTCGATGGTGCCGCCGCTTGTGCTTGACCCGAATCCCGGCGAACTCGTGCTGGACATGGCAGCAGCACCGGGTTCAAAGACTACCCAGATGGCGGCAATGATGCAAAACACAGGGCTGCTGATTGCAAACGATTCCTCAAGTCAGCGGATTAGGGGCCTACTCGGTAACATTGACCGGGCCGGATGCCTTAACGTTGCCGTTTGCCGGATGGACGGCGTGTTACTATCGCGACGGCTTGCGGGTAAATGCGACCGGGTACTGGTTGACGCGCCCTGCACCTGTGAGGGAACCATCCGGAGATCAGGTCAGGCCCTAGACCGCTGGTCGGTCGAGGCATGCGAGCGTTTCGGCCGGCTGCAGAAAGGACTTGCGGTTGCTGGTTATCGAAGCTTGAAACCGGGCGGAGTAATGGTGTATTCAACCTGTACCATTGCACCGGAGGAGAACGAGGAAGTTGTCGTGCACGTGCTGGACAAGTTCCCGGACGCTGAGGTTTTGCCGGTCGAGCTGCCCGGTTTCGCGATGCGACCAGCTCTTGAGAAATGGCGGGGCAGAACTTTCCCTGGTGCATTACGCAATTGCCGCCGCATTCTGCCTCAGGACAATGACAGCGAGGCTTTCTTCGTAGCGCTGATAAGAAAAGGACGGACAACCGATGAGACCGGATTCCGGGAGGGAATAGCCAATCAAAGTTCGATCCCTCAACGCAGAACCCAAGAGCCAAGGTCCAGGTCACCTTCTGCACTGTCAGCTACAACTCCACGGCCGGTGCGAGAATTATGCGAACGTTTCGGGGTCCCGGCCGTGGTATTCCAGCGACTGGGTACCGCGACTGGACCAGGTGCGGTGTTCGTCGGCACCCACGAAGTCATGGCCTTCAATGCAGTGAGGCCGATGCGTCGGGGCATAAGACTACTGCGTGTGTTCCCTCATTCTGTGAAGCCAACCACATGGGCAATGCAAATCCTCGGCAGGTACGCTACGCGTAACTGCATTGACGTAACCGAATCTCAGGCCGTACGGTTGATTGGTGGCGAGCAATTGGAAACGGTAGCGCCGGCCGAAGACGGTTTCGTACTCATCCGGTGCCGGGAGTTTGTTGTCGGCGTCGGGCTCTATCGCCGGCCATTCCTTAAGTCTCTGATACCGCGGCACCGACCCGTACAGGATATTCCTTGA
- a CDS encoding 2-oxoacid:acceptor oxidoreductase subunit alpha has translation MVDVTVVVAGEAGQGVRSASETLARLFSRSGYHVFAYPDVMSRIRGGHNFTRIRVSEEPISAISGKINVLLALDDFSVEEHKREMVKGGVILKEGQSPRVRASDIAQVVTLPMQEIAKQQGADRVAAGAVALGAMCALVGFDTAQLEEILSNQLSRKGSETVKQNRRCVRAGFKVIREQVSPDCPCRIPPKGHPVPRILLTGNQAVAVGALSAGIRFYAGYPMSPSTGIMEFLARRQKEFGLVLEQAEDEIGAINMVLGASYAGARVMTATSGGGFSLMVEALGYSGMAELPIVIILCQRPGPATGFPTRTEQAELLFVINASQDEFPRFVFAPGNASQAASCTRRAFELAERFQAPAIVLSDQTIADSLWTVDELDIRPLLRRDDRATEPEPYSYLRYQVTEGGVSPILTPGTRHQLVCSIGSEHDERGL, from the coding sequence ATGGTTGACGTCACTGTCGTCGTCGCCGGCGAAGCCGGACAAGGTGTCCGATCTGCCAGCGAAACGCTGGCACGTCTATTTTCCCGATCCGGGTATCACGTTTTCGCATACCCGGACGTAATGTCCCGAATCCGGGGCGGACACAATTTCACGCGGATAAGGGTCTCTGAGGAGCCGATATCTGCTATCAGCGGAAAGATAAACGTGCTATTGGCGCTGGATGATTTCTCGGTCGAGGAGCACAAGCGAGAAATGGTGAAAGGCGGGGTTATACTGAAGGAAGGCCAAAGTCCTAGGGTCCGGGCCTCGGATATCGCACAGGTCGTAACCCTGCCAATGCAGGAAATCGCAAAACAGCAGGGCGCTGACAGAGTAGCGGCCGGAGCTGTTGCACTCGGCGCAATGTGCGCTTTGGTCGGATTTGACACGGCCCAACTGGAAGAAATCCTGTCCAATCAACTAAGCCGTAAGGGAAGTGAAACGGTGAAACAGAACCGCCGGTGCGTCCGGGCCGGATTCAAGGTAATAAGGGAGCAAGTGTCGCCGGACTGTCCATGTCGGATACCGCCGAAGGGACATCCGGTACCGCGCATACTCCTGACCGGCAATCAGGCAGTCGCAGTGGGAGCTCTGAGTGCTGGAATCCGGTTCTATGCCGGTTATCCGATGTCGCCTTCGACCGGAATCATGGAGTTCCTCGCCCGCCGGCAGAAGGAATTCGGACTGGTGCTGGAACAGGCCGAGGACGAAATCGGCGCCATTAACATGGTGTTGGGCGCTTCGTACGCGGGCGCACGAGTGATGACGGCCACCTCGGGAGGTGGGTTTTCGCTAATGGTCGAAGCCTTGGGTTACTCAGGAATGGCCGAACTACCGATCGTCATCATCCTGTGTCAGCGGCCAGGGCCGGCGACCGGCTTCCCGACTCGAACCGAGCAGGCCGAGCTTCTGTTCGTAATCAACGCCTCCCAGGACGAGTTCCCGCGGTTCGTGTTCGCGCCAGGGAACGCGAGTCAGGCTGCGTCCTGCACCAGGCGAGCATTCGAACTTGCCGAGCGATTCCAGGCTCCGGCCATAGTGCTTTCAGACCAGACAATTGCCGATTCGTTGTGGACCGTTGACGAGCTTGACATCCGACCTCTGCTCCGACGGGACGACAGGGCAACTGAACCTGAACCGTATTCATACCTGCGATACCAAGTTACAGAAGGTGGAGTGTCACCAATACTTACGCCCGGCACCAGACACCAACTGGTGTGCTCAATCGGGAGCGAGCATGATGAAAGAGGGCTT
- a CDS encoding transketolase C-terminal domain-containing protein, whose protein sequence is DAANRTRMQDKRMSKLAAMKQAFGAFTCYPNEHEDCIVLCFGSTLGPVREAVAALQQEGSRVGMIHLHEVWPFPKTALLARLGRARQVVTVENNATGQLARLLRRETRIKPHEQVCKYDGRPFSSEELVERLARLYRGRT, encoded by the coding sequence AGGATGCCGCAAACCGGACAAGAATGCAGGACAAGCGAATGAGCAAGCTCGCCGCGATGAAACAGGCGTTTGGTGCATTTACCTGCTACCCGAACGAACACGAAGACTGTATCGTGCTGTGCTTCGGTTCAACACTAGGGCCGGTCCGCGAAGCTGTAGCTGCGCTCCAGCAGGAAGGAAGCCGGGTTGGCATGATCCACCTCCACGAGGTATGGCCGTTTCCCAAAACAGCACTCCTGGCGAGACTCGGCAGGGCCAGGCAGGTTGTCACGGTGGAGAACAACGCCACCGGACAGTTAGCAAGATTGCTTCGACGAGAAACCAGAATCAAGCCCCATGAGCAGGTTTGCAAGTACGATGGCCGGCCGTTCTCCAGTGAAGAATTGGTTGAGCGACTCGCCCGCCTATACCGAGGCAGGACATGA
- a CDS encoding 2-oxoacid:ferredoxin oxidoreductase subunit beta: MKIQKSQASDWRSETEIQWCPGCGNYAILEALSQALVVLGLEPWQVCIVSGIGQAGKLPHYLRCNFLHGLHGRTLAQATGVKLANPELAVIAIGGDGDIYGEGGGHLVHAFRRNLDITCLVHNNGVYGLTKGQPSPTSSCGSVTRMTPKGTCTPSLNPVALGIGAEGTFVSRGFAGSKDHLTGLIVRAVRHRGFGFVDILQPCVTYNKVNTFQWYAERIYDLEASGHDPRNRETALVRALEWPDSDARIPIGVFYVEQRRTYEEQVPTLASGVLTQAASYAGLLKRLLEDFK; encoded by the coding sequence ATGAAGATTCAGAAGTCGCAAGCCTCAGACTGGCGAAGTGAGACGGAGATTCAGTGGTGTCCCGGGTGCGGAAACTACGCAATCCTGGAGGCGCTATCTCAGGCACTTGTCGTCCTCGGACTTGAACCTTGGCAGGTCTGCATTGTCTCCGGCATCGGCCAAGCGGGTAAGTTACCCCATTATCTGCGCTGTAACTTCCTGCACGGGCTGCACGGCCGGACGCTTGCCCAGGCGACTGGTGTGAAGCTTGCAAACCCGGAGCTGGCCGTCATTGCCATTGGTGGAGACGGCGACATCTATGGCGAGGGTGGTGGACATCTGGTGCACGCGTTCAGGCGCAATCTGGACATTACCTGCCTTGTGCACAACAACGGAGTGTATGGCCTGACTAAGGGACAACCTTCGCCAACTAGCTCCTGCGGGTCTGTGACCCGGATGACTCCGAAAGGGACCTGTACACCAAGCCTGAACCCAGTTGCACTGGGAATCGGCGCCGAGGGAACCTTTGTCAGCCGCGGTTTTGCCGGAAGCAAGGACCATCTGACGGGTCTGATCGTCAGGGCTGTGCGACACCGGGGCTTCGGTTTCGTGGACATCCTGCAGCCATGCGTAACGTACAACAAGGTGAATACGTTCCAGTGGTATGCAGAGCGAATCTATGACCTCGAAGCGAGCGGACACGACCCGCGAAACCGGGAGACGGCACTTGTTCGCGCCCTCGAATGGCCGGACTCAGATGCGAGGATACCAATCGGTGTGTTCTATGTTGAACAGCGAAGGACCTACGAGGAACAGGTACCGACCCTGGCCAGCGGAGTTCTGACCCAGGCGGCCTCGTACGCTGGACTTCTTAAACGGTTACTGGAAGACTTCAAGTGA
- a CDS encoding 2-oxoacid:acceptor oxidoreductase subunit alpha — MELNIIVSGQAGQGIQILTEILGRALVRNGYHVFASMDAMSRIRGGHNFSRIRVSDKQVGANAGKAQLLIALDPAQILLNIADLELYGVVLTDDSVELAHHSDYQLTQLPLTRTALEAGKNKVMQNVVAAGAVFALLNLDLTQLIEIVKERLGTRSIEAAERSVTCIQQGYELAQRRARKGILARLKPVEATPRRLFLSGAQAIALGAVAGGVRFVAGYPMSPGTPVVEACAAWQDRVGLVVEQPEDEIAAINMAIGSSFAGALGMVVTAGGGLCLMNEALSLAGMTETPVVVCSGMRPGPATGMATRTAQADLLFAISCGHGEFPRAVLCPADALQAFEATSRACRIAAQFQTPVIVLFDQLLADALWTIDEPDLSKLKPVSLAEIGQPDLKEAYSYRRYELTESGVSPLILPGTMEQLVYADSDEHTIEGHITESATVRNQMVSKRMAKLHGIAASLEPPWQHRSNDAETIVFCFGSTKATVKQAVDKLRSNGYEVGMVHLCDLWPFPAEAVFRLIRHARRFVTVENNWSGQLAKLITQETGLRICGSARKYDGRPFLVEEVEQGIMELLQ; from the coding sequence ATGGAACTGAACATCATCGTATCAGGCCAGGCCGGGCAGGGCATTCAGATTCTGACCGAAATCCTAGGCCGCGCTCTTGTGCGTAACGGGTACCATGTGTTCGCTTCAATGGATGCGATGTCAAGAATCAGGGGTGGACACAACTTCAGCCGAATCAGAGTCTCGGACAAACAAGTTGGTGCAAACGCAGGGAAAGCACAGCTTCTGATTGCACTGGACCCGGCCCAAATCTTGTTGAATATCGCCGACCTCGAGTTGTACGGAGTGGTGCTGACTGACGACTCGGTCGAACTTGCACACCACTCTGACTATCAGCTCACCCAGCTACCACTAACCAGGACGGCGCTCGAGGCCGGCAAGAACAAGGTTATGCAGAATGTGGTCGCAGCCGGTGCAGTGTTTGCATTGCTTAACCTTGACCTGACCCAGCTCATTGAGATTGTGAAAGAGCGGTTGGGTACAAGAAGCATCGAGGCAGCGGAAAGAAGTGTTACCTGCATCCAACAGGGCTATGAGCTTGCACAGCGCAGAGCAAGAAAGGGTATCCTGGCCAGACTCAAGCCCGTGGAAGCAACCCCGCGCCGTCTCTTCCTGTCCGGTGCGCAGGCAATTGCGCTTGGCGCAGTTGCCGGCGGGGTGCGGTTTGTTGCCGGTTATCCCATGTCACCCGGCACGCCAGTTGTTGAGGCGTGTGCCGCATGGCAGGACAGGGTTGGACTCGTAGTCGAACAACCAGAGGATGAGATCGCAGCAATCAACATGGCGATTGGTTCATCCTTTGCCGGAGCGCTGGGCATGGTGGTCACGGCCGGCGGCGGCCTGTGTCTGATGAATGAAGCGCTGAGCCTTGCGGGCATGACCGAGACACCAGTCGTCGTCTGCTCCGGCATGCGGCCCGGACCGGCAACCGGAATGGCAACCCGGACTGCGCAGGCCGACCTTCTTTTTGCCATCTCCTGTGGCCACGGCGAGTTCCCGCGGGCCGTCCTGTGCCCGGCTGATGCCCTACAGGCGTTCGAGGCAACAAGCCGGGCCTGCCGGATTGCCGCTCAGTTTCAGACCCCGGTTATCGTACTCTTTGACCAGCTTCTGGCTGACGCCCTCTGGACAATTGACGAACCGGACCTGTCCAAACTCAAGCCGGTTTCGCTCGCTGAAATTGGCCAGCCGGACTTGAAAGAAGCTTACAGCTATCGAAGGTATGAGTTGACCGAATCCGGAGTCTCACCGCTTATCCTGCCCGGCACAATGGAACAACTGGTCTATGCGGATTCAGATGAGCACACAATTGAAGGGCACATCACCGAATCGGCAACGGTACGAAACCAGATGGTAAGCAAGCGAATGGCCAAACTCCACGGCATTGCTGCTTCGCTTGAGCCACCCTGGCAGCATCGCAGCAATGATGCTGAGACTATCGTATTCTGCTTCGGGTCAACCAAAGCTACGGTCAAACAAGCCGTGGACAAACTGAGAAGCAACGGCTACGAGGTCGGCATGGTACATCTATGCGATTTGTGGCCTTTCCCTGCTGAAGCGGTATTTCGGCTGATTAGACACGCAAGAAGGTTCGTCACGGTCGAAAACAACTGGAGTGGGCAACTCGCCAAGCTCATAACTCAGGAGACCGGCCTCAGAATCTGCGGCTCAGCACGCAAATATGACGGCAGACCGTTCCTGGTCGAAGAAGTCGAACAAGGCATAATGGAGCTTCTCCAATGA
- a CDS encoding 2-oxoacid:ferredoxin oxidoreductase subunit beta, with protein MNTRDYNSTDPVAWCPGCGNFGIREAVKTALIELGIEPWQTCFVSGIGQAPKLPHYIKCNLFNGLHGRTLPVATGVKLANPKLIVFAEGGDGDGYAEGCNHFLHALRRNVDLTYLVHNNQVYGLTKGQASPTSEQGFITKTTPFGALQPGFNPVVLAVAMDAGLVARSFSGNVRHLTDTIKQAVKHPGFSLVDILQPCVSFNRVNTTQWYRERVKELGSDYDPTDRMLAFRTACEWGETIPIGVIYRSSRPAYTGSVLQAGETRLIDRVTEPSAVEELLRQFH; from the coding sequence ATGAACACGCGGGACTACAACAGTACTGACCCAGTCGCATGGTGCCCGGGTTGCGGCAACTTCGGTATCAGGGAAGCGGTCAAAACCGCTCTCATTGAACTCGGAATCGAGCCATGGCAAACATGCTTTGTATCAGGCATCGGCCAGGCCCCAAAGCTGCCGCACTACATCAAATGCAACCTATTCAATGGACTCCACGGCCGAACCCTGCCGGTGGCAACCGGCGTAAAGCTAGCCAACCCCAAACTCATCGTGTTCGCTGAAGGCGGAGACGGCGACGGTTACGCTGAAGGCTGCAACCACTTTCTGCACGCACTGCGTCGGAATGTGGATTTGACCTACCTTGTTCACAACAACCAGGTTTACGGCCTAACCAAGGGACAGGCGTCACCGACCAGCGAGCAGGGCTTCATCACAAAGACCACACCTTTCGGCGCGCTCCAACCCGGGTTCAATCCGGTCGTGCTCGCGGTAGCGATGGACGCCGGTCTTGTTGCGCGAAGTTTTTCCGGGAACGTACGGCACCTAACCGACACCATCAAGCAGGCAGTCAAGCATCCCGGGTTCAGCCTGGTAGACATACTCCAACCCTGCGTCAGCTTCAACCGGGTGAACACAACCCAATGGTACCGAGAGCGGGTCAAGGAATTGGGTTCGGACTACGACCCTACCGACCGTATGCTCGCATTCCGTACTGCCTGTGAGTGGGGAGAAACGATACCCATCGGCGTCATCTACCGTTCCTCAAGACCGGCCTACACCGGCTCCGTACTTCAGGCCGGCGAGACAAGACTCATTGACCGTGTAACAGAACCATCAGCCGTGGAAGAGCTTCTCCGCCAGTTCCACTAG
- the xerA gene encoding site-specific tyrosine recombinase/integron integrase — translation MALPVHYQTLLDRFLIYLDRDKGCSDQTIRAYQNDVEQFFDFCADQLGGKPVVNLTHEDIRNFLGALLRYGYERKSAGRKLSSVKSFMRYLVEAGVLTSSPARSIKGPRLEKKLPGFLSQFQVQQALVLRGEDEGALRDLAILETLYGSGLRAGELVALDTDSVDFEDETIRVRGKGDKERIVPLGRAEAGAIRAYLAKRSRRDARPLFLNRRGDRLTTRSVQKIVRRALSRVAGANATNPHALRHAFATHLLERGADLRAVQELLGHSSLSTTQVYTHLSVERLRRVYDRCHPRSGSRS, via the coding sequence ATGGCTCTGCCGGTGCACTACCAGACCCTCCTTGACCGGTTCCTTATCTACCTAGACCGGGATAAGGGTTGCTCGGACCAGACCATTCGTGCGTACCAGAACGACGTTGAGCAGTTCTTTGACTTCTGTGCTGACCAGCTTGGCGGAAAACCGGTTGTGAACCTGACCCACGAGGACATCAGGAATTTCCTGGGCGCGCTCCTTCGCTACGGGTACGAGCGCAAGTCAGCCGGTCGTAAGCTGTCCTCGGTCAAGTCATTCATGCGCTACCTTGTCGAGGCCGGTGTTCTTACTTCAAGTCCGGCCCGGAGCATCAAGGGACCACGATTGGAGAAGAAACTGCCTGGCTTTCTATCTCAGTTTCAGGTCCAGCAGGCGCTCGTGCTCCGTGGTGAGGACGAGGGTGCGCTGCGCGACCTTGCTATCCTTGAAACACTATATGGCTCGGGCCTGCGTGCCGGCGAGCTGGTTGCACTCGACACAGACAGCGTTGATTTTGAGGATGAGACAATACGCGTGCGGGGCAAGGGAGATAAGGAGCGGATTGTGCCTCTTGGCCGTGCCGAAGCCGGGGCGATCAGGGCCTACTTGGCGAAGCGCAGCCGCAGGGATGCAAGGCCGCTGTTCCTGAACCGGCGCGGCGACAGACTCACTACCCGTTCGGTCCAGAAGATCGTGCGTCGAGCCCTATCCCGGGTGGCTGGCGCAAATGCTACGAACCCTCACGCACTGCGCCACGCCTTTGCGACTCATCTTCTTGAGAGAGGCGCTGACCTGAGAGCGGTGCAGGAACTCCTTGGTCATTCTTCGCTCTCAACGACTCAGGTTTACACTCACCTGTCAGTCGAGCGCTTACGCCGAGTGTACGATAGGTGCCACCCGCGGTCAGGAAGCAGGTCTTAG